The Chiloscyllium punctatum isolate Juve2018m chromosome 45, sChiPun1.3, whole genome shotgun sequence genome has a segment encoding these proteins:
- the yod1 gene encoding ubiquitin thioesterase OTU1 isoform X1, which translates to MWVNSRLSKTYVTLSTVGNRRWSIMLRLRCKAKNGTHLMQGLTSVSNVQELKDKVEELTGIPSALQKIMVGFPPSSLDLRNGELPLKDCPIKSGDTLIVEEERDTLKIKVSVSNFSAKSSDKDTFPHLIRHVVPADNSCLFTSIHYVVEGGVCEPSCAPEMRNLIAQIVASDPDSYTEAVLGKSNGDYCNWIRQEDTWGGAIEISLLSKFYQCEMCVVDTQTVRIDRFGEDVGYTKRVLLIYDGIHYDPLERQFEDPETPPQTIFSTADDVVLAQALELADEARRKRQFTDLNRFTLRCVVCQKGLVGQVEARDHAKETGHTNFGEI; encoded by the exons AGTATCATGCTACGTTTACGATGTAAAGCAAAGAATGGAACTCATTTGATGCAAGGACTGACTTCAGTATCTAATGTCCAAGAATTAAAAGATAAAGTGGAAGAGCTAACTGGAATTCCAAGTGCACTGCAAAAAATCATGGTGGGATTTCCTCCATCCAGTCTAGATCTTCGGAATGGAGAACTGCCTCTCAAAGATTGTCCTATCAAGTCTG GGGATACTTTGATTGTGGAAGAAGAAAGGGATACTTTGAAGATCAAAGTCTCAGTGTCGAACTTTAGTGCTAAAAGTTCAGATAAAGATACTTTCCCACATCTGATACGGCATGTTGTCCCTGCAGATAATTCATGTCTCTTCACAAGCATCCACTATGTGGTAGAAGGAGGTGTTTGTGAGCCATCCTGTGCTCCAGAAATGCGAAACTTGATAGCACAGATTGTGGCAAGTGACCCTGATTCCTACACTGAAGCTGTACTAGGAAAATCTAATGGGGATTACTGCAACTGGATTCGACAAGAAGACACTTGGGGAGGAGCCATTGAAATCTCTCTCTTATCCAAGTTTTACCAATGTGAAATGTGTGTTGTGGACACACAAACTGTGCGAATAGACCGGTTTGGAGAGGACGTAGGTTACACAAAACGTGTCCTCCTGATTTATGACGGAATCCATTATGACCCATTAGAACGACAATTTGAAGATCCTGAAACACCCCCACAAACCATCTTCTCCACAGCAGATGATGTTGTGCTGGCCCAAGCCCTGGAGTTGGCAGATGAAGCGAGAAGGAAACGACAATTTACTGACCTTAATAGATTCACTTTGCGATGTGTTGTCTGCCAAAAGGGACTGGTGGGTCAGGTAGAGGCTCGAGACCATGCCAAAGAGACTGGGCACACCAACTTTGGGGAAATATGA
- the yod1 gene encoding ubiquitin thioesterase OTU1 isoform X2, with protein MLVVCRWFGCNFGSCPFYSIMLRLRCKAKNGTHLMQGLTSVSNVQELKDKVEELTGIPSALQKIMVGFPPSSLDLRNGELPLKDCPIKSGDTLIVEEERDTLKIKVSVSNFSAKSSDKDTFPHLIRHVVPADNSCLFTSIHYVVEGGVCEPSCAPEMRNLIAQIVASDPDSYTEAVLGKSNGDYCNWIRQEDTWGGAIEISLLSKFYQCEMCVVDTQTVRIDRFGEDVGYTKRVLLIYDGIHYDPLERQFEDPETPPQTIFSTADDVVLAQALELADEARRKRQFTDLNRFTLRCVVCQKGLVGQVEARDHAKETGHTNFGEI; from the exons AGTATCATGCTACGTTTACGATGTAAAGCAAAGAATGGAACTCATTTGATGCAAGGACTGACTTCAGTATCTAATGTCCAAGAATTAAAAGATAAAGTGGAAGAGCTAACTGGAATTCCAAGTGCACTGCAAAAAATCATGGTGGGATTTCCTCCATCCAGTCTAGATCTTCGGAATGGAGAACTGCCTCTCAAAGATTGTCCTATCAAGTCTG GGGATACTTTGATTGTGGAAGAAGAAAGGGATACTTTGAAGATCAAAGTCTCAGTGTCGAACTTTAGTGCTAAAAGTTCAGATAAAGATACTTTCCCACATCTGATACGGCATGTTGTCCCTGCAGATAATTCATGTCTCTTCACAAGCATCCACTATGTGGTAGAAGGAGGTGTTTGTGAGCCATCCTGTGCTCCAGAAATGCGAAACTTGATAGCACAGATTGTGGCAAGTGACCCTGATTCCTACACTGAAGCTGTACTAGGAAAATCTAATGGGGATTACTGCAACTGGATTCGACAAGAAGACACTTGGGGAGGAGCCATTGAAATCTCTCTCTTATCCAAGTTTTACCAATGTGAAATGTGTGTTGTGGACACACAAACTGTGCGAATAGACCGGTTTGGAGAGGACGTAGGTTACACAAAACGTGTCCTCCTGATTTATGACGGAATCCATTATGACCCATTAGAACGACAATTTGAAGATCCTGAAACACCCCCACAAACCATCTTCTCCACAGCAGATGATGTTGTGCTGGCCCAAGCCCTGGAGTTGGCAGATGAAGCGAGAAGGAAACGACAATTTACTGACCTTAATAGATTCACTTTGCGATGTGTTGTCTGCCAAAAGGGACTGGTGGGTCAGGTAGAGGCTCGAGACCATGCCAAAGAGACTGGGCACACCAACTTTGGGGAAATATGA
- the yod1 gene encoding ubiquitin thioesterase OTU1 isoform X3 translates to MWSIMLRLRCKAKNGTHLMQGLTSVSNVQELKDKVEELTGIPSALQKIMVGFPPSSLDLRNGELPLKDCPIKSGDTLIVEEERDTLKIKVSVSNFSAKSSDKDTFPHLIRHVVPADNSCLFTSIHYVVEGGVCEPSCAPEMRNLIAQIVASDPDSYTEAVLGKSNGDYCNWIRQEDTWGGAIEISLLSKFYQCEMCVVDTQTVRIDRFGEDVGYTKRVLLIYDGIHYDPLERQFEDPETPPQTIFSTADDVVLAQALELADEARRKRQFTDLNRFTLRCVVCQKGLVGQVEARDHAKETGHTNFGEI, encoded by the exons AGTATCATGCTACGTTTACGATGTAAAGCAAAGAATGGAACTCATTTGATGCAAGGACTGACTTCAGTATCTAATGTCCAAGAATTAAAAGATAAAGTGGAAGAGCTAACTGGAATTCCAAGTGCACTGCAAAAAATCATGGTGGGATTTCCTCCATCCAGTCTAGATCTTCGGAATGGAGAACTGCCTCTCAAAGATTGTCCTATCAAGTCTG GGGATACTTTGATTGTGGAAGAAGAAAGGGATACTTTGAAGATCAAAGTCTCAGTGTCGAACTTTAGTGCTAAAAGTTCAGATAAAGATACTTTCCCACATCTGATACGGCATGTTGTCCCTGCAGATAATTCATGTCTCTTCACAAGCATCCACTATGTGGTAGAAGGAGGTGTTTGTGAGCCATCCTGTGCTCCAGAAATGCGAAACTTGATAGCACAGATTGTGGCAAGTGACCCTGATTCCTACACTGAAGCTGTACTAGGAAAATCTAATGGGGATTACTGCAACTGGATTCGACAAGAAGACACTTGGGGAGGAGCCATTGAAATCTCTCTCTTATCCAAGTTTTACCAATGTGAAATGTGTGTTGTGGACACACAAACTGTGCGAATAGACCGGTTTGGAGAGGACGTAGGTTACACAAAACGTGTCCTCCTGATTTATGACGGAATCCATTATGACCCATTAGAACGACAATTTGAAGATCCTGAAACACCCCCACAAACCATCTTCTCCACAGCAGATGATGTTGTGCTGGCCCAAGCCCTGGAGTTGGCAGATGAAGCGAGAAGGAAACGACAATTTACTGACCTTAATAGATTCACTTTGCGATGTGTTGTCTGCCAAAAGGGACTGGTGGGTCAGGTAGAGGCTCGAGACCATGCCAAAGAGACTGGGCACACCAACTTTGGGGAAATATGA
- the yod1 gene encoding ubiquitin thioesterase OTU1 isoform X4 → MLRLRCKAKNGTHLMQGLTSVSNVQELKDKVEELTGIPSALQKIMVGFPPSSLDLRNGELPLKDCPIKSGDTLIVEEERDTLKIKVSVSNFSAKSSDKDTFPHLIRHVVPADNSCLFTSIHYVVEGGVCEPSCAPEMRNLIAQIVASDPDSYTEAVLGKSNGDYCNWIRQEDTWGGAIEISLLSKFYQCEMCVVDTQTVRIDRFGEDVGYTKRVLLIYDGIHYDPLERQFEDPETPPQTIFSTADDVVLAQALELADEARRKRQFTDLNRFTLRCVVCQKGLVGQVEARDHAKETGHTNFGEI, encoded by the exons ATGCTACGTTTACGATGTAAAGCAAAGAATGGAACTCATTTGATGCAAGGACTGACTTCAGTATCTAATGTCCAAGAATTAAAAGATAAAGTGGAAGAGCTAACTGGAATTCCAAGTGCACTGCAAAAAATCATGGTGGGATTTCCTCCATCCAGTCTAGATCTTCGGAATGGAGAACTGCCTCTCAAAGATTGTCCTATCAAGTCTG GGGATACTTTGATTGTGGAAGAAGAAAGGGATACTTTGAAGATCAAAGTCTCAGTGTCGAACTTTAGTGCTAAAAGTTCAGATAAAGATACTTTCCCACATCTGATACGGCATGTTGTCCCTGCAGATAATTCATGTCTCTTCACAAGCATCCACTATGTGGTAGAAGGAGGTGTTTGTGAGCCATCCTGTGCTCCAGAAATGCGAAACTTGATAGCACAGATTGTGGCAAGTGACCCTGATTCCTACACTGAAGCTGTACTAGGAAAATCTAATGGGGATTACTGCAACTGGATTCGACAAGAAGACACTTGGGGAGGAGCCATTGAAATCTCTCTCTTATCCAAGTTTTACCAATGTGAAATGTGTGTTGTGGACACACAAACTGTGCGAATAGACCGGTTTGGAGAGGACGTAGGTTACACAAAACGTGTCCTCCTGATTTATGACGGAATCCATTATGACCCATTAGAACGACAATTTGAAGATCCTGAAACACCCCCACAAACCATCTTCTCCACAGCAGATGATGTTGTGCTGGCCCAAGCCCTGGAGTTGGCAGATGAAGCGAGAAGGAAACGACAATTTACTGACCTTAATAGATTCACTTTGCGATGTGTTGTCTGCCAAAAGGGACTGGTGGGTCAGGTAGAGGCTCGAGACCATGCCAAAGAGACTGGGCACACCAACTTTGGGGAAATATGA